The following are encoded in a window of Nakamurella sp. A5-74 genomic DNA:
- a CDS encoding ParA family protein → MPAPSTPGASDAFVDPFLEDTPIAAAARRAIEVQQGDLSLPRPRERRVFAVANQKGGVGKTTTTVNIGVALALAGLHVLVIDLDPQGNTSTALGAVRTLGTPSVYEVLLGEIEAAEAIQTCPDAPRLGVIPATIDLAGAEIELVTMVAREGRLKKAIEAIRGEYDYVFIDCPPSLGLLTVNAMVATQEVLIPIQCEYYALEGLGQLINNISLVQQHLNPSLDVSTILLTMYDGRTKLADQVAQEVRSHFGDKVLTSVIPRSVKVSEAPGYGQSVITYDPGSRGALSYLDAAREIAHRGAAPAVSAHSQQSTTEERS, encoded by the coding sequence CTGCCCGCACCCAGTACCCCCGGGGCTTCCGATGCGTTCGTCGATCCCTTCCTGGAGGACACCCCCATCGCCGCCGCCGCCCGACGGGCGATCGAAGTACAGCAGGGCGACCTGTCCCTCCCCCGGCCACGTGAACGTCGGGTGTTCGCGGTCGCCAACCAGAAGGGTGGCGTCGGGAAGACCACGACGACTGTCAACATCGGGGTCGCCCTGGCGCTCGCCGGACTGCATGTGCTCGTCATCGACCTCGACCCGCAGGGCAATACCAGCACTGCTCTCGGCGCCGTCCGGACGCTGGGAACGCCATCGGTGTACGAGGTGTTGCTCGGTGAGATCGAGGCGGCCGAGGCGATCCAGACCTGCCCGGACGCACCCCGACTGGGCGTCATCCCCGCCACCATCGACCTCGCCGGCGCCGAGATCGAGCTCGTGACCATGGTGGCTCGGGAGGGTCGGCTGAAGAAGGCGATCGAAGCGATTCGCGGCGAGTACGACTACGTCTTCATCGACTGCCCGCCCTCGCTGGGACTGCTCACCGTCAACGCAATGGTGGCCACCCAGGAAGTTCTGATCCCGATCCAGTGCGAGTACTACGCACTCGAGGGCCTGGGTCAGCTGATCAACAACATCTCTCTGGTGCAGCAGCACCTGAACCCTTCGTTGGACGTCAGCACGATCCTGCTGACGATGTACGACGGGCGCACCAAACTCGCCGACCAGGTCGCCCAGGAGGTTCGTTCCCACTTCGGGGACAAGGTCCTCACCAGCGTCATCCCGCGTTCGGTGAAGGTATCCGAGGCGCCCGGATACGGGCAGTCGGTGATCACCTACGACCCGGGCTCCCGCGGCGCTCTGAGCTATCTGGATGCCGCCCGGGAGATCGCCCACCGGGGCGCAGCGCCTGCCGTCTCCGCGCACTCTCAGCAGTCGACGACCGAGGAGCGCTCATGA